TGCTCAAGAAGGGTCGGTACACGGTTCCTCCGAAGGATGCCTTTGAAGCTGCGGGTTACACTCCTTTGCTCGGCACAAGTGCGGCCAACGGCCACGCCACCGGTGTGGAGAATGGACATGCCAACGGTGCTGCCGTTCAGAGACAGGAGACTGCCGATGGTAAGTCCGATGAATGGGACCGTTTGAAGGCGGAGATTGATCGGGGATTGACCATTGTCGAGCCCTTCATTGACCAGGAGGACAAGCTCATGGAGGATTATGTTCACAAGATGGGGCTTCCTGGATTTGCATAGAGTTATAGACTAGACCTGGGTTTGTATCATAGACTTTGCTTTTCGGGGTTTGGCTGGGCATAGAATCATTGCGTTATACCAGGAGTTGTTTGCATACCCTCGTCGCTAATATCACATTACTGTTTTTCTGAATTTCTGAACCACGACCAGTAAATGTTAAATGTGGTGGCTGGACAAATACACTCGGTCGCTCGGATCTCGGACGCTCGGCGATCACCCTGAAGTCCCCAGGCGATTTAATGGTGATGCATACTTTTACTCCACCATAGATCGCAACTGCCGCGCTCGAGGAAGTATGAGGTTCTTTGCCGCTTTATCCGTGAAGATCCCTTAGATGACGCTTATAAGAATCGTTCATGATCGATTGTCCTCAATCTATCAAATAGAACAGTGTGCTTGCTTTGAGTTGATATCCCGCGCCAAATTTATCGACCACTCGACGTTTCATACTCCTTCCGTTATTCCTAAACAAGCATGTTTTACGAACCTGGTGTGACTGAGCATGGTCTCCCCCATGACCCTTTCAAGGTAAGAAAATCCCTGGTGGTTGACCTGTTGATCCCCGCTGACATGGATTCTAGGCCTGCGTGGTTCCTCGTCCCATTGGGTGGATTTCCACcaagaataaaaaagggCAATGTAACTTGGCGCCTTACTCACAGTTCAACAACCTAACATTTGATCCGCCGTACGTTATGTTTTCTTCCAACCAGACCGCTACTGGCGCGCGCAAGGATACAGTGGTGAATGCTGAAGAAACGGGAACCTTTGTCTGGAACCTGGCGACCTGGGATCTGCGTGAAGCGGTTAATATCTCCGCCGAACAGACGCCCTATGGGACTGACGAATTTGAACTGTGCAATATCACCAAGGAGCAGGCGACAATCGTCGATGTTCCCATGGTGAAGGAGTCGCCTGTGAAGTTCGAATGCGAGTACCACACGACTGTTCGACTACCAGGAAACCCACCCATGGGGACCGTGGATATCGTCATTGGAAAGGTTATCGGGGTTCATATCGCCGATGAAGTACTCACTGATGGATTGctggatatcaagaaaaCCCAACCGATCGCTCGCTGCGGGTATTATCAGTATACCGTTGTTCGGGATACATTTGAGATGATAATTCCCAATATGTCGGCGGACGTTCTATATGGCTTGGAGGGCAATGCGGCTCGTAATCGCCAGAAGaatgaggagaatgaagagagTTCTAGCAACCAGTAGTTACTGATGGCGAATAGAAAacccctttttttttttttttttttttttttttttttttttttttttttttttttttagaacAGTCGCTGTAGTATATTATAAACAGAATATAATCACAATCTACTCTAATGTTATGTAGTATAGAACCTCTCGGTGACTCGGAAACCGTAGCGTAACTGCGTAGCACGAAGGAGAATGCTGAGTCCTTGCTAAGTATCGTCGTCCCGTGCAGAGTAGAAATATACTAATCCGTTGACCGCTCAGTGAAAAGAAATACTACCGATTCAGCTACTCCGTATCTCAAgaataatataaattaaGCGAAGATAGACATTAATCTACACAGTAAAATACATAGAGCCCTTGCTGTGTAACACGATCACTGCCACTTCGACTTCAAGCGACTAACGTCTTGGAAGAGTATGGAACCTCGCAAATGTTTCCATCTACAGGTTACCCTGACCAGCATTGGAGGCAGGGGCAGTGCTGGCGGTGTCAGCGGTGGCAACGGTCTCACCCTTGAACTTGGAGAGAACGTCGACGGTGGTGCCGGAGAGGTCACCCGAGTTAGTGAACGAGTTGGCCTTGCAAGCGCGGCCGATGTAGGAGCTGCAGGTGTCGGCatcgctggaggaggagaagagctCACCCTCGAAGGAGGAGTCCTCGACGGCGGCGGTGACGTCGGCGAAGGTGTTACCCTCAGCAAGGACGTAACCACCGGAGCCGATCTCGAAGGCGTGGTTGGAGTTGTCGTTCCAGTAGTTGTTGACAGCGTGCAGGTAGGTGTTGCCCTGGACCTTAGGAGCACGGCCACTGGTCTTGTAGAAGTAGTTACCCTTCATAGTAACCTTGTCGCTGGAGCCGTCCAGGTAGACATTCCAGTAGTGGTGGCCGTCGCAGGTGGCCGAGTAGTCAGACTCTCCATCGATGTAGTTGTTGGAGAGGGTGACGCGGTTGTCAGCCTCGGTTCCGAGGACGTAGTGCTGGCGACCAATGCGAGCAGTCTGTGAGATTTGTCAGTTATTGTGTTCCTGTCGACGCAAATCATTCGATAGCTGGAAAGCATACGGTCACATGGTCGATCCAGACAAGATCGGCCTGGTTGATAGTGATGGCGTCACCACCCCAGACGTACTTGGGGTTGATATCGGTGACAGCAATGTTCCTGGAAACAGTCAATATCTGTTCTCCATCCAATTAAGAACACCATGGCTGCCAACGTACTGGATAATGACGTTCTCGACACCGTTGACGATACGGAGacccttgcccttgatgacACCTTTGGTGCCCTCGCCGATCAGGGACTTGTTGGAGTTGACAGTGATACCAAGAGAACCGGCGTTATCGCTAGTGCGTGTTAGGGAGACGCTAATGCCTAATCTCGTGCTTGTAGCACACTTACTAGGTCACAGAGGTGGAGGGAGCGCTGGACTCGTAGTTGGTGCACCAGTCATCCTTGTTGATGGCCACCTGGCAGGCGGAGCCAGTTCCCCAAGGAGCGCAACCAGTCTCCGTGGTGGTACCCTCAGTGTTGGTGAAGTCGAAAGTCTGGCTCAGAACAATCACACGGGCCTCATCGTCACCGAGGTAGGAGACCAGCTCATCGGTGGTAGTGGGGTAGACGGCGGTGGCACTGCCACCACCAGTAGCGCTAGATGCGAAGCCCTCCGCGGTGCCAGAGACACCAGCGCCCAAGGCCCGAGAGGCGAGGGCGGCAACGGTCGTAAGAACAGCGGCGTACTTCATCCTGGAAGTCTTTTGTTGAGGTTTGAGATGGTATTAAGGAAAGAGTGACTAGAAcagagacaaaagaaagcaaagaatgacaGAAGTGAGATTGCGTGcgttgagaaggagaacaacaGGCCTTTAAGACCAGCAGAACTCATTCTTATAGCTGATTTTCTCCAGCACCGTAGTTGTTTCGGCCTTGTTAGGGAGTCCCATAGTAGGTGGGGGTATAGAGGGTTAATCTCGAACAGCCTCCATAGCCAGGAAGAGGGATAGATGAACGAATCGTTGTCGGAATGGACCGGCTACTGTACATGGTGAAGCCCTTGCCGATCCCTCCGGAGTCTATATTGGTTTGGGTAGGTGATCGTCAGCATCTGTGAAACAATTCCACCACGGCCAGCCGGGAAAATGTCGGTTCGGCATTGGTACTCTCACTGCTGGATATGGTCGTTTCAAGTAGATGGGTATTTCTTTAGCACATATTGCGCTGCTTTATTGGTGGAATCCTACGTTGTCCGATAGGGGAAACTGCATGACGCGGCCGCTCCAACACtagtaaataaaaaattaGTCATCTTTATaccttgatttcttctcctggtgGTGGAATATCACGATCAATTCTTGCGGGTGAGGCATTTAGAGGGTTTCTGTCATGGCACAGTGGTAGAGGAACATATTTACGGGGAATCACCAGCGATCTGGGTCACAGAGAGTTAAGTCTTGCGATGATCGTGGATATAGTCGGAGAATTTCGCTGCCGTGAGGTCCCATTTAGGGCTGGTCCACATCCGCCCCAACCAAGCATATGTAAAAGCCTAATGGAACCATGCAATTTCCACTCTGGGATGATCCATCAATTGACAAAAGAGTAGTAGAGATGACTCGGGATTGATTTTTAAGCTTAATCTACCACTTAATATACGCTCTTCCAATGAGAGAGCGGGCCCGACCCCGTTGTCTCCCTGTTGGCGCAGACTCTCCCCCTATCTCTGGTATGGTTATTTATTAACGTGGATATCAATCTATCCACATTATATATAACGGAGACCTTTTAGAAGACGTGATTCATTGAATGAGACTAAGGGATCTCTCAGCATAGCCAACGCCGCCGACAAGTCCTTACGTATGTCCAGATGAAACACGGTCAATTATCCCGATGCCATTACTCACTACGTCTCCAAAAGTGACGAGCTCTAGTTTCACCATCCCATTGGAACTTATGAGCCTATTGGAGGACACTCATTTAAACGTGTGCTGCCAAGCAACTATGACAGCGCCTCCTGCATCTTACGGAACGCAGAGTACCGATATGCCCTCACATCGGCTCGTCGTCCCAACACACATGGATGTTATCCCGAGAGGAGATACTCCGATCTATTCCTGTGCAAAATTTACCCAAAGACTTC
This window of the Aspergillus oryzae RIB40 DNA, chromosome 8 genome carries:
- a CDS encoding flavin reductase family protein (conserved protein/domain typically associated with flavoprotein oxygenases, DIM6/NTAB family), encoding MFYEPGVTEHGLPHDPFKACVVPRPIGWISTKNKKGQCNLAPYSQFNNLTFDPPYVMFSSNQTATGARKDTVVNAEETGTFVWNLATWDLREAVNISAEQTPYGTDEFELCNITKEQATIVDVPMVKESPVKFECEYHTTVRLPGNPPMGTVDIVIGKVIGVHIADEVLTDGLLDIKKTQPIARCGYYQYTVVRDTFEMIIPNMSADVLYGLEGNAARNRQKNEENEESSSNQ
- a CDS encoding polysaccharide lyase family 1 protein (predicted protein); amino-acid sequence: MKYAAVLTTVAALASRALGAGVSGTAEGFASSATGGGSATAVYPTTTDELVSYLGDDEARVIVLSQTFDFTNTEGTTTETGCAPWGTGSACQVAINKDDWCTNYESSAPSTSVTYDNAGSLGITVNSNKSLIGEGTKGVIKGKGLRIVNGVENVIIQNIAVTDINPKYVWGGDAITINQADLVWIDHVTTARIGRQHYVLGTEADNRVTLSNNYIDGESDYSATCDGHHYWNVYLDGSSDKVTMKGNYFYKTSGRAPKVQGNTYLHAVNNYWNDNSNHAFEIGSGGYVLAEGNTFADVTAAVEDSSFEGELFSSSSDADTCSSYIGRACKANSFTNSGDLSGTTVDVLSKFKGETVATADTASTAPASNAGQGNL